The following DNA comes from Notolabrus celidotus isolate fNotCel1 chromosome 12, fNotCel1.pri, whole genome shotgun sequence.
AGCTGGAAGAAGCTGCGCTCTGTTTCTGGGCAGGCAGCCACAGTCCGACACTCTTCAACAGGTACTCTTTGCCTTCCTGAAGACAGCAGAATGCAAGTACATGAAGAATTATTGGCTTTGCTACACTCATCACAATATGAATGCAAATCAACAGGGGAAAATTTGAACAGTTTATATCACAAGTTTAGCTTTTACAAACTTCATTCTAAACTGAAACAATGATCTTAACATTGAACTgaggttatttttgttttattctctcAACATCTTTTACCAGATTATTCAAAACTAGACTATTTCTTCATGTGGGGCGCTATCAGATGTGACTGGAGCCAGCCTGACCCCTAGAGTTCAAAGCTGGTATCACAGATCCACTTTTAAGCTCCAGAGAATGTCTCTACTTTTCCCAGAGTTTACTGATGTAACAGCCCAAAGAATACTTTTTTATGatagttttgtattgatttgttAGATAATTCAGATATTCACAGCTTCCAATTCAAAGGAGGTgggctgttttttatttgtgagaGTTTAATTGAAAAATCCAAGAAATGAAACATCGCTTTTCACAAACAATGCTCTTGTTTCTTCGGATACTTCAACAAAGTTGCTGTATAAAGTTatcttcagaaaacacaaaaagatggTTATAAAGTTGCTGAATATGAAATCTGAGGCCAGAAATCACTAATTCTGGAGCACTTTTTGATTCTGCAACGTACGAGACCTGCAAActgattttttcattttaaatcatgtgtTGTGTTCAACTCAAGGATCCATTAGTGATGTGACGGACTCACAAGAGACACATTTTTTCAATGTCTAGATTTCTTTCAATAACACCTCAATAAGCATTCTTAAGCATGCTTCACAAGAAGCTGCCCACAAAAAGGTTTTGCCTTGAATTTCTCCTGCCTTTTATTACAGCCAGGAATAGAAGTGATTCTTAATATCTCTGCAATAAAAAACACTTGGACAAAAAATAGACGTTTTTAAGTACATCTGAAGCTTCACACTGAAAAGTTATTGGGGTTTCTTTCCCAAATCGAGTCAAGCTGGCTGATCCTCCATCTCTTTTTATCAGATGGCTATATGACCCGAGTGATCTGTGTGGTAATTAACATTCCTATCAGCATGACCTgcctgtgtgcatgtgcgttaATGTATGTGTCCATCTGCTGATTAACGGCACACAATTCAATTTGCTCAGAATAATTAACTCAGCAGATTTTTTGCTGTAATGTGGTTATAATTTATCCTTCATgtatttgtgtgcgtgtgcgtgtgtgtgtgtgtgtgtctgtgtgtgtgtgtactgaccTGGTTTCTCTCCGTACTGAACAGGTAACTGGCCATGAGCTGCAGAGCCTCTGGGTTGTCATAGTGATACTGTAATGCTCTCTCAACGGACTCCCTGCACTTGTCTGCAGCTCCCTCTTCCATGCTAcatatacacgcacacacacacattcacacagacagATTAACAAATGTGGACTCATGACCAAGCTGGTAACATGAAATAGGGTTATGACGGTCAACAGTGTAACTCAGGGTGCTCCTGTACCAGAGGTCTGAGAGGTAAATCTCAGCAATGGAGCAGTAAGCCGCACTGACGTCCTTGGCTGTGGGGAGTTCAGGGTCCTCGTCTGACGGGGCAGCAGCTCCAGCCTGAGCCTGCATTCAGTCAAATAATTCAAAAGATAGTTAACATGGCATGCCGATATTacttaatatatatttgaaatttGAGTAAGTTTTCCATTAAAGCAAATATTGGGTGACATTTATGACTTCCCAATATTCCAGTAAAAACCTTCAAATAGATCTGTTTAATATGTTACAGTATGATAAGTGATGAAAAGGTGTTGTCAAGTCAACAAGTTCTTTCTTATAAATACTGTAAGAACAGTTATGCAAATTGGCATCAATAATTAACATATCATAATGTAGGTTAGACAGTTTGAGAATTAAAGTGGAACAAACAATGTCTGACACGCTGAAACTGAGCCATTGTGACAATACAGGCTGTCAAATTTACTCTTCTCTTACTCTTTATCTTTCAGTCaagttaaatttaacatttttattgttgccGTTTTTATTGTTGCTCTTTATTCCTAATTATTCTCTTAAATTAAAGTCTAAAGAGGTGGAAAATTCAGTACAAGAGGGGAAACGAATAAGTGCTAAAAGAAGTAATGCTATGGAAATATCATAATTTAATGTCAGTCACGAGACACTAAGAGAACgtcttctgtgtgtctgtagaaGAGGTTTTAATTTGCACAATAGCTATGTATTACGTGAACAGACAAATCCGTGATCCAGACACTGGAATCAGATATTTGGTCTTTTTCTAAAGGTACTCAAATCACAGTAACTAGTGATGCTATTTGATCACTAATTTGAAATCCAGACAACCAAACTACTCCTGCCCTCTGGCATACTTAAGGCAAAGAAAGTCATCCTTGTATTCTAGGGAAAGAAAGTTTCTCAGTCACTCAAACAATGGCTGACAGCATCGATCAATAGGTAAGAGAGGAGCAGATAGGTCCTCAAGGACGAGCTTATCAATTGGGAAAAATCATTACGCTTGAAATTGGAAAAGATGGGGACGGAGACAAGTCGTGAAAACTAGAAGACATAAACGGCActcagaggaaggaaggagagggaaGGCTTTTTGTGGGTATTGCAATCCATTTGCTTCTGAGATGCATTTTATGTAGTAAATGTAGGCATTCGGTAAATAATTTTCTGTTGATTGTTTTTGCATTACATTGTTATATGTTCTAGTAGTACCATGAtattgctttaaactgaaataCATGGAAGCAGAAAAATTGCCAGAGCACTTTTAGTACACATTCTCAACATACCGGTAAACCCTTCATTTGTGTCATGAATACAATTTTATAGAAATGAGATAAGACAGAGAAAACATACCTGATCTGTCCACTATCATGTCATTTATTCATGTCATGTGGTTTTGTGTCTAACCGACCCTACTCTATTATGTGTGTTATTGCAATGTGATGTCATACATACATGATAGGTacaacagatagatagatagatagatagatagatagatagatagatagatagatagatagatagatagatagatagatagatagatagatagatagatagatagatagatattgcATATACTGTCCAACAGCACCCCCTTGTGCAAATAAATTACATTACACTTCAATCAATCCCTACCTGCAGTGTTGTTGCGATATTGTGGCATGTTCTGCATGTTAATTAGTATTCACAACTAtgagttgtttgttttggtcatATATTGAGATGCACTTACTGTGGTCTGCTCTTGTTTTTCCAATGCAGACAGCAGGACTTGTATTCCTCTAGTGTAGTAGTCCACAGCCTCCTTGCCTGTGTGAATCTGTCCTAGGTACATGTACTTACTGTGGCCTACATCTGGGCTCTGCTCCACTGCACGCAGAAACACCTGGAGATATTCTGTCAAGGAGACTAGGTAGCTACTGTGGAAGCATTACTACCCTAAAAACAGTATGGACATGTTTGACAGAGAGATAACAACCTGCATAAAGGATATTTCCTTAGCTTTCTGTGTGTCTCCAAGCTCAGAGCAGATGTGTCCAAGCATATCTAGAGCTTGAAGGTTGTTGGACTCCACATCCAGGGCTCGCTGACAGAACAGGCTAGCCATCTCAAAGTCAAAACCATCCATGCACTCCTCTGTCTGTACAAGAGAAGATCACACAGTATAAGACACAAGCAGCAGACAGGAAAAAGCACTAAATGTCTCGGAGATGTTGTTGTGAGTATCTTGTGTCACCTTTTCTAGTAGTTGTTGAACAGAGTACTTCTCAGATGTCTTCTTCTTAGCTTTTTCATGCATTCTCACTCTCACCCTTTCTTGGGGTGTCAATCCAACAATTCCTGCATCTGTCATGATAATTCAAGTGGAAAGCCAGGATTAGTTGTGCCTCATTTAGTCTCATTAACTCAAAGGTTCAATCAAAGCATAAGATGTTGACTGTCTGCTGAATGGTTGACGTTATTATGACATACTGCAAATCACAAGGAAAGTATGTGAAACAGTGAATAAGATTACCCTTGTTGGGGCGGTTCTCTTTCCTCTTCggcttatttttctttttgccctTTGCCTGTCCCCCCATAGCGGTGAAAATCCTGTGATATTTACACAATATCTGCCTTCAAAACAAACTCTAGTCAAAGTGTGAGGCTTCCACGCGTGGAAATCCAGTACAGATGATCTGAGTAACACTGCGCATGCTCAGGGCAGTGACTGCTACGGAGAGCGGTAAGGGACACAACATAAACGGTTTTGAACTGACCGTtttctaatttaaaaaagaaagggggACATAAATACTTTCTACAATTGTTACTTATTGATTATTAAAGCTATAGGCAACTAGTAAAGAAACTCTTAAATTTCTCTACCTTGTCATTTCTTTCTGGCATGGACAGGTGCATTAAGGCGGGCTTCAAGTTAATCACACGGATCTGTTTGTGGGCGTTGTTTTGTGTGATTGACAGGTCTAAGGACCAATCAGTGAAAGCATTGAGGCTGTACCCCTTGACGCATCTAGAACTTCCTGTATTTCAACCAATGGACAGTCACGTCAAATGTACGCTCTTTTTTCACAGCCCCGTTGTAAATAAACGAATGGCAGAGACGATGATGATAGTGAAATTGCTaccaaaatataaaatcaaCACGGAAACCTCAAACTCAACTGTGTATTAAGGTAACTACGCTTTAACGTTATCTAACAATTGACAGGCAGTTTGAATTAATACAACAACTATTGACGCCGCTGTAGCCTCAGAAGCAATTGAATGACAAAGCATTGGAAGATTAGCTGCTAGTGCCGAAGCTAATGCTAACTGCTGACATAAACAGTTACCAAGCCAACTCAGCTCTTTGAATGTAGAAACCTCATGTGCTACAAATAAAGCGTACCGTGTTCCCCGATCAGTACTTCCTGTCAATACTCTtgttaaaaaacaatgtttaaaaCAACGTTTGACTGCCCAACGTTAACGCTAGCTTTGTTGTTTCTTGGTGATTCGAATTAGATTGCAGCATTTTGCGTTTCTATACATTAGCCATATTAGTTATCATCTTTTTAGATTCTATATTTATTATTGCTCTGTGCTGAGGCTATGACCTGCAGGGGTGACAAACATGcagcccgcgggccaaaaccgttCCGCCAGAGGTTCCATTCAGTGTTGCCagctcctcagtgaggaaagtaagCTATTGGCTGTCTTAAAAGACAcgtcacttaatttgcataatttaaattataatggacgctgtaggagagatgtgtaacgttgagggagagacaaaagaggttaaaaaaacaccctaaatatgttaataattacacttaggagcctacaacaaatcaa
Coding sequences within:
- the si:dkey-12j5.1 gene encoding probable assembly chaperone of rpl4 — encoded protein: MTRIFTAMGGQAKGKKKNKPKRKENRPNKDAGIVGLTPQERVRVRMHEKAKKKTSEKYSVQQLLEKTEECMDGFDFEMASLFCQRALDVESNNLQALDMLGHICSELGDTQKAKEVFLRAVEQSPDVGHSKYMYLGQIHTGKEAVDYYTRGIQVLLSALEKQEQTTAQAGAAAPSDEDPELPTAKDVSAAYCSIAEIYLSDLCMEEGAADKCRESVERALQYHYDNPEALQLMASYLFSTERNQEGKEYLLKSVGLWLPAQKQSAASSSSEEDLQIPPYESRITTAKLLVESEEYEMAVDVLEGLLEEDDEVVQVWYLSGWVCYLQMEKAKEQQEREGREGTEEEKEEWKALTDAARSYLTNAKKLYGKLRCDDQPMLEHVEQLLGELGGEAEAEEGDLVLDDDYEPCSDDEEEEEDSAAMEH